The DNA region CGTGGCCTAGCTTGCTACTGCAGCGCACGCGtgctcccctcctctctccccgagttcCAGTAGAGAGCACCAAAAAGGCAAAAGCTTTGAAGTGACCGGCCGGCCTGATAGTCAGGTCTACTACACTACTGACTAGTGGTGCTGCCTTTTCCTTTTCTGCACACTACTAGCTGACTAGTGGCATCGTACAGCAACACTCCAAGAAAAATGCTAACACGTGACAACCTTAAATGCAAATTTGTCAAACGTCGAGGGATATTTGCTTCCATCGTAATAATCTTATTAATTTGTCATAAATTTATCACAATGTGGTAATGATAAGCACTTGACTTACTGAATGCTAACGATCGAAATGGTTTGCATGCAGATAGCCAGCAGGACCCGCGTCCCCCGCACGGCGAACCGGTTGCCGTGCAGCGTCGACACGCCAAGCAACAAGGCCGTCGTGCGCCGAGGCGCCAATAATCCGCCGCCGTCGGTCGCTTGGGCACACGACGACGACCACGGCTGCTCGCTATCGCTGTCCCTGGCGCTGGACACCGGGAgcgggcggtgctgcacgcacggcggcgaggagggcagCCTGCTGTCGCCGACGACGTCGTCGGCGGGGAGCCGGATCAGCCTCGACCTGTCGCTGTCCACGTCGAACTGACCTCTGCGGCTTAACGGCGTGTGCTTGCTTCTGCCGCCCATGCGATGCAGTGAGTGGTGTAGTATGGGCCTAGCGGGCCTCTTGGTGTAGCGCTACTACAATTTTCGCGTTGTGTCGTTGTAGCGTTCGGCCCAAACGGCCCATATATGTAATAGCTGCCAAGTCTCCGCTTCCTTTCCGCTCTATATGGTGTTGCCGTGCTGGTGTGCCTTAGGAAGAGCTAAGATAATCTTATCAATCCCGAAAGCGATCTCGTTCTAACCTAAACGGCCGACCATTATCTCGCAAGTGATCAGTCTAACGGATTTTTGAAATCCGTATGACAGATTTTTACGGAGGATCTGTTTTCCTCGAATTACGTAGAGAAGAATTGCCACTCTAAACAAGCACCgagttttttttccttttttttgcaGATTTTTCGACATAGACGTTGTGATGTTTGTATTATCCAGCACCTTAGCACAAAGCACATAgatttttaccactttatctTGTCGTCGATAGAATGGTATCGACGAACAGAACACATCTTAGCTTAAATCCAAAACGAATCAATAttagcagagcagagcaggaaACTGACTGATCGATGCAagaccttaaatttaaattttgggtTCACAAACAAGTAAAACTGTTGCAAAATTAAGGAGCAACTTCTGGAGACGGGGAAAAAATAATTAAGCATCTGTCTGACCTAGGGCTAACAAACACGTCTAAATCATACGACCTACGAGGACGTGCACTTTGTACAGCTCCTAAAAAGGCGCAGCCAATACGAagcgccgccggcccgccgTGCCTTTACATGGTGTAGTACGGCGACTTGACCGCCGAGATGTCGATGCCCCTGAGCTTCGCCGACGACTCGAGGTGGCCCCTCAGCGTGCTCGTCTCGCGGAACCTGGCCACCTCCGCTCGCCGCCTGGCCTGCTCGGCGATCTCCGAGAGCTCCGcgtagctgctgctgctcctgccgGGCTGCTCCGACTCGGGCGCCGGCAGGCCGTGCAGGCTGCGCTGCGTCGTCGCCCACTGCGCCTCGCGCTCCTCCCGGCCGTAGTCCTTCTTCGTGGTGAAGGCCGTCTGCGAGGAACAAAACCAAGACACGAGAAGCCTCGTCAGACTCAGACTGAAATTAAGGTGAAACCAACGCCAAGACAAAAACACCTTCTTCTAGCTGTTACCTTGTTCTGGACGTTGTCCCAGGCCCTGCCGCTGAGCACGTAGCGGATGGCGAACTTGAACAGGTCGAGGGGCACGAAGGTGACGAGGCTGTAGAGCCAGATCACCCCGGCCCAACCCCACCCGATGGCCTGGATCTTGGCGAACCCGAAGCTGGCGTACACGGCAATGAGGGTGGCGACCTGAAACCACGGCAGGCAGGCAGTCAGTCAGGATCAGCATGCTCTTGTGCAGcgggaggccggcgggcgggctTACAATCTGCGCGATGACGAAGGCCGCGCACAGCATGTAGCCGGGGCGGTCGACGAAGCACCAGCTGCGCGACCGCGTCACGAAGATGAGGGCCTGGCTGATGATGCTCACTTGCAGGTACAGGGCCGACATCATCTCCTCGTCGCTGCCCCTCAGCGATCTCACGCGGAACGTGTTCTGCGGTTCAAACAAAGACGAGGTTATGTTATGTACCCAGGACAGTGAACCTTAATGTTTTGTCATGCTTCTTCGTTTGCATGGTAGGATGCTTACCGAGAAGAAGTCAGTACTCTTCATGGCCCAGAAGAAGATGACAGTCATGACGGCCATGTAGGTTCCGTACACAATGCCGGTGGCAAATATCTCATTCAGCTTCCAGCTATCAGGGTGTGGGGAaggttttaccctgtccttTGCGATAGTCATGATTGTGCCTGAAATCATACAGCAACAAAAGTTCAGCACATTTATTTAAAAAGAAAATCAGCATATCGGTATTGAATGTTCAGATTCCTGTTCTACTCTGAATCTGCATTGCAAACCTACCATCGTTCAGAATGGCAATGACCAGAATCATGAAAGGTGAGAAATCAAATTTCCAGATAAGCGCAATCAGCATGAATCCAAGCTGCACAATGACAACACGTTAGATTTTCCcagtaaaataaaataaaaataattgTGCTACCGGTTGATGCTTGTACAGCCTGAGGAAAGCAAAAACTTACCACAATACGAATTGTAATCGACACTGCATATATCTGCAGAAATTGCAAGAGTAGAAAATCAGTGTAATTGTCGCTGAAAGAGAAAGGAAGGCATGCTCCTAACATGTAGCAGTAAGTTTCTCAAGGATGGAACTCTCACAGTGTAATTCTTCATCCTCTGGAAGATGGCACGGCTTGTAAGCACGGCGCTGATGATGACACTGAGTCCTTCTAGAGTAAGCACAATGTCAGAGGCACTCCTTGCTGCATCAGTAGCACCAGCCACGGCAATTCCGATATCCGCCTTCTTCAACGCAGGTGCGTCGTTCACGCCATCTCCAGTCATTCCACAGATGTGTTtcatctcctgcagcttcttaacGATCTCATACTTGTGCTCTGCATCAAAATGAAGCAACGTCAAGACTGAATAAACCATCAACTGATATTACAACTGCAGTGTAATTTCTGTGTGCATGCTCACCTGGGAAGACACCGGCAAAGCCGTCAGCCTTCTCGATCAATTCCTCCACTGGGATTGAAGCAGTGGCCTCATCTTTGTTCTGCCCAAGCAGAGCTGACGACGGGTACATGTTAGTGCCCATCCCTAGCCGTCTCCCGGTCTCCTTGGCAATGGCAAGCTGATCACCTGTAGGATTGTCAAAGTAATGTCAGCTTGAACAATTTCTCAGGTCTGTAGTGTAAAGTAGTAGAATTATATAATGAAAGACGGAATGTACCAGTGATCATCTTCACGTTGACGCCGAGGTTGAGAGCACGCGTGATGGTGTCAGCGCTGTCTGATCGGGGTGGGTCAAGCAGAGGGAGCAGTCCGACGAACTCCCAAGGCTCTCCAGGGCTTTCTTTGCTCTTCTCCGGGACTACCTGTAAAGCATGACATATGTTAAGAAACAGAAGACGTAGTAGCTCATAGATGTAAAAATGACTGTGTTCTGAAAAGAAGTAGGTCGTGCCTGTCTTGCAACTGCAAGAGATCGAAGGCCACGCTCGGCGTACTTGTCGATCACAGTGTGAACCAGGTTCCTGACGTTGTTTCCACAGTTGCAGAGGTCCAAGATCTACATGGATACATGCCATGGTTAGTAACAGATGCGATCCGTGCAGGAAGAAAGAAAGATAATTTTTTTTTCGGTGGAAGACAATGATGGTGACGAATAAACAACCTGCTCGGGAGCGCCCTTGCTGACACGGTGCCAGCTGCCGTCGGCGAGGTCAATGTAGGTGAGGGCCGTGCGCTTGTCGACGGGGTTGAAGGGGAGGAAGTGAACCTCCTCGATGCCGTCCCTGGCCTCCTTGGGATCACTCAGCATGCCGACCATGGCGGCGTCGATGGCGTCCTGGTTCTCCACCCTGGATGCCCTGGCGGCGAACAAGACGACATCGTCCTTCTCAACGCCCGGGGCAAAGATCTCGACAAGGCTGCGGTCGACGCTGAGCTTGTTGAGGGTGAGCGTGCCGGTCTTGTCGCTGCAGAGCACgtccatgccggccatctcttCGATGGCTGTCATGCGCTTGGTGATGGCGCCCTGCTTGGACAGGCGGTGCGAGCCGATGGCCATCGTGACCGAAAGCACGGTGGGCATGGCGATGGGGATGCCGCCGATAAGAAGTACGAGGAGGTTGTCGATGCCATCGCGGTACCGGCGGTGCtggactgggtacatgacgaGGACCTCGATGATGATGCCGACGGCGATGGAGGCGATGCAGAAGTTGCCGATGGACTCGAGCACCTTCTGGAAGTGGCCGACCTGGTTGGTGCTGTCGACTAGGTGCGCTGCCTTGCCGAAGAACGTGTGCACGCCCGTGGCGATGACGACGGCCTCGATCTCGCCCTGTTTGCACGTGGAGCCCGAGTAGACGCTGCTGCCGGGGTTCTTCGTGACCGGGAGGCACTCGCCGGTGAGAGCCGACTGGTCGATCTTGAGCGGATCTCCCTGGAGCAGGCGCGCGTCGGCGGGGACGATGTCGCCGAGCTTGATGCTTATGATGTCCCCGGGGACGAGGATCGCCGCGTCCTCGTCGCTCCAGCGGCCGTCGCGGAGCACCTTTGTCCTGGGCGCGAGGTTGGCCATGAGCTCCTTGGCAGCGCTCCCGGCGTTGTTCTCTTCTAAGAACGAGATGGTGGAGTTGAGGAAGAGGAGCACGACGATGCCGACGAAATCTTGCCAGTCCGGTGGCCTGTGGTCGCCATTGGCGAGCACGATGGCGATGAGTGCGGCACACTCCATCACCCACGACAGCGGGTTCCACATGAACCCtaggaacttgagcaccttGCTCTCCTGCACGCACGGCACAATTGTCACACGAC from Panicum hallii strain FIL2 chromosome 9, PHallii_v3.1, whole genome shotgun sequence includes:
- the LOC112874759 gene encoding plasma membrane ATPase-like, with product MAAAMDEGLDEIKHESIDLENIPVEEVFVKLKCSSKGLATSDAQARIAMFGPNKLEEKKESKVLKFLGFMWNPLSWVMECAALIAIVLANGDHRPPDWQDFVGIVVLLFLNSTISFLEENNAGSAAKELMANLAPRTKVLRDGRWSDEDAAILVPGDIISIKLGDIVPADARLLQGDPLKIDQSALTGECLPVTKNPGSSVYSGSTCKQGEIEAVVIATGVHTFFGKAAHLVDSTNQVGHFQKVLESIGNFCIASIAVGIIIEVLVMYPVQHRRYRDGIDNLLVLLIGGIPIAMPTVLSVTMAIGSHRLSKQGAITKRMTAIEEMAGMDVLCSDKTGTLTLNKLSVDRSLVEIFAPGVEKDDVVLFAARASRVENQDAIDAAMVGMLSDPKEARDGIEEVHFLPFNPVDKRTALTYIDLADGSWHRVSKGAPEQILDLCNCGNNVRNLVHTVIDKYAERGLRSLAVARQVVPEKSKESPGEPWEFVGLLPLLDPPRSDSADTITRALNLGVNVKMITGDQLAIAKETGRRLGMGTNMYPSSALLGQNKDEATASIPVEELIEKADGFAGVFPEHKYEIVKKLQEMKHICGMTGDGVNDAPALKKADIGIAVAGATDAARSASDIVLTLEGLSVIISAVLTSRAIFQRMKNYTIYAVSITIRIVLGFMLIALIWKFDFSPFMILVIAILNDGTIMTIAKDRVKPSPHPDSWKLNEIFATGIVYGTYMAVMTVIFFWAMKSTDFFSNTFRVRSLRGSDEEMMSALYLQVSIISQALIFVTRSRSWCFVDRPGYMLCAAFVIAQIVATLIAVYASFGFAKIQAIGWGWAGVIWLYSLVTFVPLDLFKFAIRYVLSGRAWDNVQNKTAFTTKKDYGREEREAQWATTQRSLHGLPAPESEQPGRSSSSYAELSEIAEQARRRAEVARFRETSTLRGHLESSAKLRGIDISAVKSPYYTM